ACCGACTCGACCGCGTCGAACGCCGCCGCTGGGTCGTCGTCGAGGCGTTCGATCAGCGGTCCGAGCGGTGTCTCGCTGGCCGCCGCCAGAAACGCCGTCGGTGTCCAGGCGAACAGCCCGGCGTTCCAGTAGAACCCCTCCTCGACGTACGCTCGGGCGGTCGATTCGTCCGGTTTCTCGTGGAACCGCTCGACGCTGCTGTAGCCGTCTACGGACGCGCCCGGCTTGATATACCCGTACTCCGTCGCGGCCCTGCTGGGTTCGATGCCGACCGTCACGAGCCCCCCTGTTTCCGCTGCAGTCCGTGCCGCTCGCTCCGCGACAGCCTGGAACTCTCCCTCGACGTGGTGGTCGCTGGGCAGACAGAGCAACACGCAGTCGCCGACCTGCTCGCGGATACGGTGGGCGGCGTACGCCAGCGCCGGCCCGGTGTCTTTCGGCTCGGGTTCGGTCAGTACGGCCGCCCCAGGTGCCCGCTCGCGTACGCCCTCGACGTAGTCCTCTCGGGTGAGGACGTAGGTCTCGTCGGCGAAGCCGGCTCGCTCGACTGTTCGGGCCAACAGAGACTGTTCGTGACCGAACGACTGGAACTGTTTGGGCCGGTCGCTGCGACTCGCCGGATAGAGCCTGGTACCGGTCCCGCCCGCGAGAACGAGCGCGACGAGAGGTCTGTCCATGCACGGCGTTGGCGTCCGGCCGTCTCAAACCTGTGGGATCACCACGTCTCGACGGCCCCGTCACGGATGTCCTCGACACAGCCCTGGCAGTCGGGGTGATCGGCGTCGAAACAGTCCGGGCGGGCCTGTGGGTCCAGCGAGACGGCCCGCCGGTCGGCGTGGCGTCGACAGACGATCCGCGCCCGGCCGTCCTCGTCGCGGGGCAACCCGGCCAGTGCGGCCCGCTTCCCGTCGCTGTATGCCCGCTTGGCCTCCGAGAGTTGTTGGCCGGCCGACCGGAGCGTGTTGCTGATAAAGCGCGCGATCCGGTCGTCGTCACTGTCGGCCATACGCGACGGTTGCGGCCGGGCACGGATCAATCTTCCCGCGCTCACCGCTCGACGATGGGGTCTGGCGGTTTCACTTTCACTCCGCCGGGCGAGTGTTTATATCCGAAGCCGACCAACGCTGGAATGTCTCCCATCGAAAACCAGGCGGAGACAGTGAACGCCAATGACTGCAACAGATTTGCGTACCCAAGCCGAAGAGATACACGAGCAGTTCTCCGACCAGTTGGACCTCGACGTCGAGGATATCGTCGAGCGACTCGACACGCTCGTCAACGACTACCAGGTCCCGATCAGTGAGGCCCGCCGGAGCGTCGTCAACACGTACTTGGACGAGGCCGGCATGGACCGGGACCAACTCGCCAGCGGCGGCGGCAACGAACAGGTTCAGGTGGCCGACGTCGACGCCCCCGAGGAGTGGGTCGACATGCGTGTCACCCTCGTCGAACTGTGGGAACCCCGTGCCGACGCCGTCGCCCAGGTCGGGTTGCTCGGCGACGAGACGGGCACGATCAAGTTCACGAAGTGGTCGAAATCCGACCTCCCCGAACTCTCCGAAGGGACCTCCTACGCCCTGCGGAACGTCGTCACCGACGAATACCAGGGCCGGTTCTCGGTGAAGCTCAACCGCACGACCACGATCGAGGAACTCGACGAGGAGATCGAGGTCGGCGACGACAGTGTCGAGGTCGAGGGCGCGCTGGTCGACATCCAGTCGGGCTCCGGGCTGATCAAACGCTGCCCCGAGGACGACTGTACCCGCGTCCTCCAGAACGGCCGCTGTAGCGAACACGGCGAAGTCGAAGGCGAGTTCGATCTCCGCATCAAGGGCGTCTTAGACGACGGCGAGGAGGTCACCGAGGTCATCTTCGACGAGGACGCCACGGAGAAACTCACCGGCATCACCCTCGAAGAAGCCAAGGAGATGGCCATGGACGCGCTCGATACCACCGTCGTGGCCGACGAGATGCGCGAGGGCATCCTCGGACGCTACTACCGGGTGACCGGGCCGACGTTCGGCCGCTACGTCCTGGCCGACGACCACGAACGGCTCACCGGCTCAGTGGATGCGGACGAAGTCCTCATCAAAGCGAGGTCGATCTAGATGGCGAGTACACCCACCCGCGAAGTCGCCCGCCGCGTCTTCGCCCGCGAGTTCAACGATGCGAGCTACACGTTCAAGGAGTCCGACGACGACCGTGCCCCGGTGTACGTCCTCTTGCCGACCGGCCAGCGCGCCAACCGCGTGTTCCTGGTCGGGACGCTGACCGAGACCGAGGACGTCGGTGAGGACAGCGAGTACTGGCAGGGTCGGGTCGTCGACCCCAACGGCGACACGTTCTTCATGTACGCCGGCCAGTACCAGCCCGACGCCGCGTCGATGCTCCGGGAACTCGAACCGCCTGCCTACGTCGCCGTCGTCGGTAAGCCACGGACCTACGAGACCGACGAGGGCGACGTAAACGTCTCCGTTCGCCCCGAATCGATCTCCGAGGTCGACGAGGCCACGCGGGACCGCTGGGTCGCTGAGACCGCCCAGCGGACGATCGACCGCATCCAGCGGTTCACCGAAGCCGACCCCGACGACCCAGGGACCGACGAGTACGTCGCGATGGCCCACGAGGAGTACGGCGACGACGTCGAGCCGTACCGCCAGTCCGTCGTCGGTGCCCTAGAGAGCATGCAGGACGAGCAGGCCGAGGCCAGCGCCGACTGATCAGGGTTCCAGTAGCTCCACGAGGTTCCCGTCGGGATCGACGACGAAGAGGATCGTCGTCCCGCTTTCGGTCGTCTGTGGCTCGCTCAGCGTCTCCACACCGTCGGGTAGCCCCTCGTAGACTGAAGCGAGATCGTCGACTTCCAGTCCGAGGTGTGTCGCGCCCGGCTCGTTGAGCTGTGGCTCGGGGCGTTCGTCGCCCTCGGGATCGTAGCTGACCAGTTCCACCCGTGTGCTCCCGGCGTCCAGATGGACGAACTCGGCGCTGGCACCGTCGACGCCCACGCCGGTCGCGAAGGCGTCGCCGCTCACGGAGAACCGGGAGACGACATCCAGTTCAAGTACGTCCCGGTAGAACTCCACGGCTCCTTCGAGATCGGCGACGGTGACGGCGTAGTGGTGTGCTGTCGCGTCCATACCGACTGCAAGACCGCGGGGCAGCTAAACCGCTGTGGTCGCGTTTCTTTCAGCCGAGCCGGTGACGTGCGAGCGTCTGACAAACGATTAAATACGAGGACGGACGAATAGGACACAACGATGGGCAACAAAAACAAGACGATCTCCTTCCGCGTGAGCGAGGACAAGTTCGAGACGCTCCGCGAGATCGCCGAGGAGCGCGATATCTCGCTTTCCGCGGTGTTCCGGGACTACGTCGACACGCTGGTCGCCCACGACGGCCAGGTGAAAGTCGCCCCCGAGCACGAACTCGAAGAGGCCGCCGAGGAGTCCAGTACGGAGAGCTTCCCGCCGAAAGTCGAGGTTCCGAAGAGCTTCGTCCGGGAACACGAACGACTCGAACTCGAAGCCGAACACCTCCGCGAGCAACTGGAAGAGCACAAACGCTACGTCACGAAGCTCCGCCAGCAACTCGACCAGATGGACCAGGACGAGGTCATCCACCTCGAAGACCTCGACGAAGACGAAGAGGACGACGCGTCCTACCGGATCGGAAGCTTCGAGGACCTATAACAGCCGCTGGCGCCGCTTGCGCGTCTCTGCTGCGACCTCTTCTTCGCCGTCGACGTCGGCCAGCGTCTCGACTGCCTCTAAGGTCCTGACCGAGTCGTCCAGAAACGAGAGCACGTCGCCGGGATAGGCATACAGCATGTAGTCGTCTGTCATCACGTCGACGATGGCGTCGGGACCCATCCCCTGTTCACGCAACTCCAGTAGGTACGCGACGAACTTCCGCTCCGGGCAACCACAGTGGGGTGCAGCCTGGCACTCACAGTCCATGAAGTCCTCGGCGAACTCCAGCACCCGATCACGGGTGGCGTCGTCGAGTTTGGCCAGCCCCTCCCCCTGGAAGAGGATGTCCAGCGTTGCACCGCTGAACGCCCCTTTCGGGAAGCTCGTCTCCAGTTGGGAGGCGAGCTGCTGGTGGTTCTTGACGTAGATCTTATCGGTGATAGCCACGCGTACGAAACCGTAGCGGGCGACCGTGTAAAAGCGTCTCGAAGCGGCCACAGAGTCGTAACGTATTTCTGTGACAGCGGAATAACTACGACTGCTTCAGCACGCGTGTCCGGGTTGGGGTAGTGGTATCCTTCAGCCTTGTGGTGGCTGAGACGTGGGTTCAATTCCCGCACCCGGACTCATTTCATATACTTAACAACTATTGCACTAATCAGGGGTAGCTCCGCTTTCACCTCGTTTTGATTGCATTTATTCTGGCACGGAATCAACTGAGGGTATGCCGCATACGTGCCCTACGTGTGGACAGGAGTTCGACAGCCAGCGGGGTCTCGGTGTCCACCATAGCCGATCACACGACGAACGGCTGCCGAATCGGGAGTGTGATCACTGCGATGAGCAGTTCTACTGTGAGTCCGAGAAACAATACTGTTCGGGGAACTGTCGGGACGAGGCCGTATCGTACGAGGGGGCAGACAACCCGAACTACAGTGGCGGCAAAACACAGACGACATGCCAGCTCTGTGACCAGACCTTCGAGTACTATCCATCTACCAAGGAAGGACTCTACTGTACCGACTGTGTCCAGACCGCAGCGTGGAGAGACCCTCCATCGCAGTCAGGAGCGGACCACCATTCTTGGACGGGTGGTACCCTGACACTGCCGTGTGACGTCTGTCGTAGTCCCGTGGAACGCTACCCAAGCCAGGTTCAAGGCGAAGTCACCCTCTGTAGCCGTGACTGCCACAGCGAGTGGCTCTCGGACGGGTTCACCGGCGATGGACACCCGAACTGGCGGGGCGGTGGCATCGACGACTACGGGCCGGGCTGGAACGCTGTCCGTGAGCGGGCGCTCGACCGGGACGGGAACGCCTGTGTCGTCTGTGGTGACGACGCGGACGACATCGGTCGGAACCCCGACGTCCACCACGTCGTCCCGGTCCGGTTGTTCGCCGCGTCGCCGGTGCTGGCGGTTCGGGACGCGCACACGCTCGACAACGTGGTCTCGCTGTGTCCGGCCTGCCACCGGCGAGCGGAGTTCGGACAGTTCTCGCGAGCGGAGTTGCGCTGGCGGGCTGGTATCGCTTTCCGGCAGCCGAGAGCGGCCAGCGCCTGCGGGCCTGCCGACTTCGACGGTCAGGGTTCAAGCCGTGCCGTTCCACGGTCGCCCGCGCCTGGCGCGTAGTCGCCGCTGGATTTGATGATCGAGAGCGCGGTCATGATGTCCGAACGGGTGAGCAGTCCCTCGAACCCGCCGTCCTCGTCGATGACCAGGAGGCGACCGACAGAGTTGTCCTGGAGGTGGGTTAGCGCGTCCATCACGTCGGTCTCGGGCGTGACAGTCACGAGATCGGTCGTCATCACGTCGCCGACGGTGTAGGCGTCGCGTTCGACCTCCCGGACGGCGCGGGCGTCCTCCAGTGCGACCAGGCCGACGACCTCGCCGTCGCGTTCGACCGGGTAGCCGGTGTGGCGCTCGGCGAACATCGTCTGGATGAGTTCCCGGACAGACTGGTCCGGACCGACCGTCGTCACGCGGTCGGCGGGCGTCATCACGTCGCCGACGGTGACGCCTTCGAAGGCGGCCGCCATGGCGGTCTGCCGGGCTTCGCCGGCCGCGCCGATGTAGATGAAGAAGGCCAGACCGGCCAGGAAGATGTTCCCGAGGACGAACAGCCCGAACAGCCCCAGGAAGATCGCGAAGACCTTCCCCACCTCGGCGGCGATCTCGGTCGCCCGGGCGTAGCTCCGGTTCCGTGCGAGCAGCGCCCGGAGGACGCGGCCGCCGTCCATCGGGAACCCCGGGAGCATGTTGAACGCGGCCAGCGCGAGGTTCATCACCGCGAGATACGCCAGCACGAACCTGGCCGACTGCAGCAGCGTCAACTCGGTCGCCGGCAGGACTGCGAACGCGGCGTACGAGAGGACACCGAGGAGGACACTGACGACCGGGCCGGCGACGGCGATAGCCAGTTCCTGTTTCCAGTCGTCGGGCATCTCGGTGAGCTGTGCGATCCCGCCGAAGAGCCAGAGGGTGATCGAGTCGATCGGAAAACCGTACCGCATCGCGACCAGCGAGTGACCCAGTTCGTGTAACACGACACCCGTGAACAGTCCGACGGCGGCAGCGACGCCCAGCACCCAGACCAGCGAACCGACGGTGAGCACCGACGGCTCCAGTCCGGCACCGAGCACGTCGTTCAGTAGCTCGGTAGTCTCGCCGATCTGTGTCCCGATGATCCAGGCGAACAGCGGCAGGACCAACAGGAAGGTCAGATCGAGCTGGATCGGGATACCGAACGCGCTGCCGATACGGAACCGGCGCATGCGGTCGTCTTGTCGGGGGACCGACTTAAGCCCCCCGTGGCGGCGTCCCGAGTGACTGAAGTAGGTCCCGCGTCGTACACACGTCCGTGTCACAGCAGGCTGCACAGGTCGATACGCTGTTCCTCCACGAGCGCGGCGAAGAGTACACTGTCGTCGCCCAACGTGACGGGGAGCGGCTGTTCCACGGTGTCCTCGAAATCAAGGAGACCGATGCGGGGCCTCGTCCCCGCCGACTCCGGATCAAGGACGGCACCGACGAGGACCTGCGCTCGCCCGATCAGTTCGTCGAACTCGCCCGTCGGGCGGCGCGACTGCGTATCTCCGAGCAGACGTCGAGACGAGCGCGCGAGCAGGCCCGTCGGATGTTCGGTGCCTACCAACTGGAGGCGAAAGTCGTCCGGACGTGTCGGTACTGTGCCAACGCCGGCCGCTATTCCCCGATTACGAGCGAGACGGAGATCCACACCGACGGGGAGAGTATCTGTCCGGACTGCGCCCGCGAGGAGCTGGACAGGGAACTCGCCTTCGAGGGTACTATAACCGGCGAGGCACGCGAACGCCTCGAAGAACTCATGCTCGAGGTCCAGGACTTGGATCGAATCTCGAACCTGCTGTCGGGGAACCTCGACCCGGACCTCACGAAGTTCGACGAGATCTCCGCGACCGTCGACGACGTCGAGTTGGTCCCGACGGACTCGCTGTCGCTACACCCCGGTATTCAGGACCACATCGAATCGCGGTTCGACACGCTGTTGCCGGTCCAGAGCCTCGCCGTCGAACACGGGGCGACCGACGGACGGGACCAGCTCATCGTCTCGGCGACGGCGACCGGGAAGACGCTGGTCGGCGAGATGGCCGGCCTCGATCGCGTCCTCAACAACAAGGGGAAGATGTTGTTTCTGGTCCCACTGGTCGCGTTGGCGAACCAGAAATACGAGTCGTTCCGGGACCGCTACGGTGACATGGTCGACGTCTCGCTCCGGGTCGGAGCCAGCCGGATCGCGGACGAGGGGGGCCGCTTCGACCCCGGTGCCGATGTCATCGTCGGCACCTACGAGGGGATCGACCACGCCCTGCGGACCGGAAAGGACCTGGGGACGATCGGGACGGTCGTCATCGACGAGGTCCACACGCTCGGGGAAGACGAGCGGGGCCACCGGCTCGACGGGTTGATCTCGCGGCTGAAACACTACTGCGAGCGCGGGACGACGGAGGCGTCCCGGCACAGGCGAGCGGGCGACGCCCGCGAGCAGGGCGGTGCGCCGGCGTCGGGGGACACGCAGTGGATCTACCTCTCGGCGACGGTCGGCAACCCCGGCCAACTGGCCGAGAAACTCCGCGCACAACTCATCGAGTTCGAGGAGCGACCGGTACCGATCGAACGCCACGTCACCTTCGCCGACGGCCGGGAGAAGATCGAGACCGAGAAGAAACTCGTCAAGCGGGCCTTCGACACGAAATCGAGCAAGGGCTACCGGGGACAGACGATCGTCTTCACCAACTCCCGGCGGCGCTGTCACGAGATCTCCCGGAAGCTGACCTACGACTCGGCGCCCTACCACGCCGGGCTGGACAACAAGCGTCGCCATCGTGTCGAACAACAGTTCGCCGATCAGGAACTGGCGGCCGTGGTCACGACCGCTGCACTCGCCGCCGGGGTCGATTTCCCGGCCTCACAGGTCATCTTCGACTCGCTGGCGATGGGTATCGAGTGGCTCACCGTCCAGGAGTTCAGCCAGATGCTCGGGCGCGCGGGGCGGCCCGATTACCACGACAAGGGGACCGTCTACCTGCTCGTCGAACCGGACTGCACGTACCACAACAGTATGGAGATGACCGAGGACGAGGTGGCGTTCAAGCTCCTCAAAGGCGAGATGGAGCCGGTCATCACCCGCTACGACGAGAGCGCGGCCGTCGAGGAGACGCTGGCGAACGTCACGGTCGCGGGCAAGCGGGCGAAGGCGCTCAACGACCGGATGATCGGCGAGGTCCCGACCAAACACGCCCTGGGGAAGCTCCTGGAGTACGAGTTCATCGACGGGCTCTCGCCGACGCCGCTGGGCCGGGCGGTCACCCGGCACTTCCTGGCCCCCGACGAGTCGTTCCAGTTGCTCGACGGTATCCGGAAGGGCGAGGACCCCTACGAGATCGTCGCGGGCATGGAACTGCGCGACGAGCACTAGTCGGCGACGCGGCGTCGAGGGGACGTACATTCTTGTAGCGGGCTCCCCATCCCGTCGGTATGGGGCTGTTCGACATCATCCGCCGGACGCTCGGCGGTGGCGACGACACCGACGGCGAGGAGTCCGCGAGCGCCGAACCCACGACCGAGACGGCGTCTGACGGTCCAACGGTGACCGACAGCGCCTCGCTCTCGCCGACGGAGTTCCGCCAGCGGGCCGAGACGGTCGCCGATCGGTCCGAACAGCTCGATCTCACGACCGGATCGCTCTCCCGGCTCGACGCCGCCGTCGCCGAGCAGTTCGACGGCGAGACGGTCGAGGACGGCGACGATACGGCCTACACCACCAACACCGTCCGGTTCGGGAGTTATCTGGGCGAGGTGTTGGTTCGTGAGCTGGACGGCAGGTGGGTCCAGGACGACGGCTGGGGCGTCACCGTCACCGGGGCCGACGACGAACGCACCGTCGCGGTCTTCGACGTCGCCGCTCGCTCGTTCGCCGCGGAACCGGCGTTCGCCGCCGTCGTCGACCGGCTGGAGGACGAGTTGATGCTTTCGGCCGAACCCGCCGACGAGGCCGATGCCGACGACGGCGGCGAAGCCGATCGGGCCGATCAGGCGACATCCCAGACCGGGACTCCCGACTCCGAGCCGGTCGAGGACTGGGCCGACGCCGGTGACTGGCAACCGGCGACAGAGAAAGCCGGCTTCGACGGGACGGACGAGAGCGACGGCGGTAGCGTCGCCGACACGCCCGACGAACCCGACGAGGATGACGGGGGTGAGAGTGGGGCGGAGTCGGACGACGGGTTCCGTATCCCGGACGCCGAGGGGGGCGTTGCGGCCGAGGGTGGCACCGACACGACGACCGACGACGACGGCGTGACCGCTTCCGATACCGAGACAAGCGAGGAGGGGTCGGGCCACACGGACGCCTGGTCGCTGGCCGCGGAGTCGGCATCAGCGGCCGACGATCGCGGTGATACCGCCAGGTCGGCGGACACAGAAGACGGATCGCTGCTCGATCAACTGGCACAGGACGAAGACGAGCCGTCGGACCCCGCCGCCGGTGAGGGGCTCCGGGCCGACTACGCCGAGCGAGCGGCGGACTTCGCGTCCTTCTGGGGGGAGCACGACCTCGATTTCACGCCGGCATCGCTGGCCCGCCTCGACGACCTCGTCGATGCCGAGTGGGAGGAGGAACGGTTCGCCGACGCGACCTACGGCGAGACCGACCGCTTCGAGGACCGCTCGTTCACCAGCCTCGTCGAGGAACTGGGCAGTTACTTCGGCGAGGTACTGGTCAGGGAACTCGACGCCGAGTGGACCGACGAGACCGACCACCCGGCCGCCGTCGTCGTGACGGGTCCCGACGGCAGGCTGGCGGTCCCGGTCTACGACGTGGCGATGGGGTCGCTCCGCGGCGGCGCTGCCTTCGAACGGAGCTATCGCGCCCTGCTCGCGGATCTCGAAGACGGCTGACTCCACACACTTTTTCCCCGCTCCCCTCACAGTCGGGGTGTGCTGGAGTCAGTCACGCCCGGGATGGCGTTCGTGTTCGCGTTGATCCTCGTGGCGCTCGTGTTGTTCGCCACCGAGGCGCTCCCGGTCGACGTGACCGCGATCAGCGTCATGGTCGCGCTGATGCTCGTCGAGCCGGTGACGACCGTCGCTGTCGATGCCGACCTGCTGGCCGAACCGGTGTACGCGCTCCACCAGCCCGGTGACGGCGAGTCGCCGCTGACTGCGGGGTTGTCGGGGTTTGCCTCGACGGCGACGATCACCGTCCTGGCGATGTTCATCCTCTCGGACGGCGTCCAGCGGACCGGTATCGTCCAGTTGTTGGGGGCGAAGATCGCTTCGCTGACCGGCGACAGCGAGTCCCGGCAACTGGGTGCGACGATCGGCCTGGTCGCGCCGATCTCCGGGTTCATCAACAACACCGCCGCCGTGGCGATCCTGCTGCCGATGGTTACCGACATCGCCCACAAGGGGAAGATCTCGCCCTCGAAACTGCTCCTCCCGCTGTCGTACGCCTCGATGTTCGGCGGGATGCTCACGCTGATCGGCACCTCGACGAACATCCTCGCCTCCCAGCTATCCGCTGATCTGCTCGATCACCCCTTCGGGATGTTCGAGTTCACGCAACTCGGGCTGATCGTCTCGGTCGTCGGCACCGTCTACCTGCTCACCGTCGGGCGCTGGCTCGTCCCGAGCCGGATCGAGGCCCGCGAGGATCTCACCGAAGAGTTCGAAATGGCGGAGTACCTCACGGAAGTCGTCGTCCGCGAGGATTCGCCGATCGTCGGCCAGACCGTCCAGACGGCCCTGGCCGAGACCGAGTTCGACGTCGATATCGTCCAACTCGTTCGCGGCGGCCGCACGTTCCTCGAACCGTTGGGTCCGAAGACGATCCGGGCTGGCGACGTCTTCGCGATCCGGACCGATCGGGACACGCTGGTCGACCTCCTCGACGCCGAGGGGCTGGATCTGATCCCCGAGGTCGAGGTCGACGACGCGGAACTGGAGAGCGCGAGCGAACGGACGAACCTCGTCGAGGTCGTCATCGCTCCGGGCTCGTCGCTGGTCGGGGAGACGTTCGTCTCCTCGAACTTCCGACAGCGCTACGACGCGACGGTGCTTGCGCTCCGGCGCGGGCGCGAACTGTTCCGCCAGCGGATGGATCGGATCAGGCTGAAAGTCGGTGACACGCTCCTGGTGCAGGCCACCTCCGAGAGCATCGAGCGACTCAACGTCAACAACGACTTCATCGTCGCCCAGGAGATCCAACGGCCGGACTTCCGGCGCTCGAAGATCCCGGTAGCCGTCGGCATCGTCGCGGCGGTCGTCGGGGCCGCGGCGCTCACCCCAGTTCACATCGTCGTCTCGGCGCTCGCCGGCGCCGTCGCAATGGTCCTGACCGGCTGTCTCCGCCCCCAGGAACTGTACGACGCCGTCCAGTGGGACGTGATCTTCCTGCTTGCGGGCGTGATCCCGCTCGGGATCGCGCTCCAGGAGACCGGCGGCGCCGACCTGCTCGCGGACCTGTTCGTGCTGTTCGCTCCGGGGTTTACACCGATCGTCGTCCTCGGGTTGATGTACGTCGTCACGGCGGTCCTGACGAACATCATCTCGAACAACGCCTCGGTCGTCTTGATGATCCCCGTCGCCGTCGAGGCCGCCCAGCAACTGGGTGCCTACCCCTTCGCGTTCGTCCTGGCGGTCACGTTCGCGGCGTCGACGGCGTTCATGACGCCCGTGGGGTACCAGACGAACCTGTTGGTGTACGGGCCGGGTGGCTATCGGTTCAGTGACTATCTGAAAGTCGGCGCGCCGCTGCAAGCGGTGTTTGCCGTCGTGACGACCCTGGGGATCGCGTACTTCTGGGGTCTCGCGCCGCCGTAGCACGGGGACGCGAGCAACGAAACCCTTTACTCGGTGACGGACGCATCCTCACCTGCGGGATCGTGGGGTAGCTTGGTAACCTTCGGGCCTTGGGTGCCCGTGCCCCTAGTTCAAATCTGGGCGATCCCACTCAACGCGGTTCTCTCGACCCGAACAGCCAGTCACTGCTGGGTCGTCCGACAGACGGGCCGAACGACCGCTTCCTCGACCCGGTCGCGTGTCGCCTCGACCGAGCCGGAGTTGTCGACGACGACGTGGTCACGTTCGAACGGGTCGAACGCGGCCCGGTGTTGTTCGTAGACCGCGAAATCGGCGTCGCTGACGGTTCCCTCGCGGCGCTCGATCCGCTCTCTGACGACCTCCGGGGAACAGGTCACCCGGACGAACAGCAACTCGGCCCCGGCTTCGCGTGCCGTCTCGGCGGCCATCTCCCGGTAGCGTACCGAATTAAACGTCGCGTCGACGACGACGGACTCTCCCTGTTCCAACTCCCTCCGGGCACGCGAGAGCAGTTCCTCGTAGGTCCGTTCGATCTCGGCGTCGGTGTAGGAGGGGTCGTCGAACAGCGACTTTCGCACCTCGTCGCTGCGGTATCGCGGTGCCCCGCACTGCCGGGCGGCGTACCCGGAGGCCGTCGACTTCCCGACGCCCGGGAGACCACAGAAGGCGATGAGTGCTGGGCTGTCCACAGCGGCCGTTCACACAGTCGAGGCTTAATTTCCCCGATTCTGGCGGCCGGCGACAGACCCTTGGCGTCCCGGTGTGCACGCTGTGGCATGAGTGCGTACACCGACGCCGACTGGCTTCGGGACCACCTCGGAGACGTGCTGGCGTTCTACTACCCGGCCTGTGTCGACGAACGGAACGGTGGGTTCGTCGCACAGTTGGACGCCGAGACCGGCGAGAGCTACGATCCGGACAGCAAACACCTGGTGGCGGCGGCACGGTTCACCCGGAACTTCGCGCTGGCTGTCGAGCTGTTCGG
Above is a window of Haloarcula halophila DNA encoding:
- a CDS encoding DEAD/DEAH box helicase, whose protein sequence is MSQQAAQVDTLFLHERGEEYTVVAQRDGERLFHGVLEIKETDAGPRPRRLRIKDGTDEDLRSPDQFVELARRAARLRISEQTSRRAREQARRMFGAYQLEAKVVRTCRYCANAGRYSPITSETEIHTDGESICPDCAREELDRELAFEGTITGEARERLEELMLEVQDLDRISNLLSGNLDPDLTKFDEISATVDDVELVPTDSLSLHPGIQDHIESRFDTLLPVQSLAVEHGATDGRDQLIVSATATGKTLVGEMAGLDRVLNNKGKMLFLVPLVALANQKYESFRDRYGDMVDVSLRVGASRIADEGGRFDPGADVIVGTYEGIDHALRTGKDLGTIGTVVIDEVHTLGEDERGHRLDGLISRLKHYCERGTTEASRHRRAGDAREQGGAPASGDTQWIYLSATVGNPGQLAEKLRAQLIEFEERPVPIERHVTFADGREKIETEKKLVKRAFDTKSSKGYRGQTIVFTNSRRRCHEISRKLTYDSAPYHAGLDNKRRHRVEQQFADQELAAVVTTAALAAGVDFPASQVIFDSLAMGIEWLTVQEFSQMLGRAGRPDYHDKGTVYLLVEPDCTYHNSMEMTEDEVAFKLLKGEMEPVITRYDESAAVEETLANVTVAGKRAKALNDRMIGEVPTKHALGKLLEYEFIDGLSPTPLGRAVTRHFLAPDESFQLLDGIRKGEDPYEIVAGMELRDEH
- a CDS encoding AAA family ATPase, which codes for MDSPALIAFCGLPGVGKSTASGYAARQCGAPRYRSDEVRKSLFDDPSYTDAEIERTYEELLSRARRELEQGESVVVDATFNSVRYREMAAETAREAGAELLFVRVTCSPEVVRERIERREGTVSDADFAVYEQHRAAFDPFERDHVVVDNSGSVEATRDRVEEAVVRPVCRTTQQ
- a CDS encoding SLC13 family permease yields the protein MAFVFALILVALVLFATEALPVDVTAISVMVALMLVEPVTTVAVDADLLAEPVYALHQPGDGESPLTAGLSGFASTATITVLAMFILSDGVQRTGIVQLLGAKIASLTGDSESRQLGATIGLVAPISGFINNTAAVAILLPMVTDIAHKGKISPSKLLLPLSYASMFGGMLTLIGTSTNILASQLSADLLDHPFGMFEFTQLGLIVSVVGTVYLLTVGRWLVPSRIEAREDLTEEFEMAEYLTEVVVREDSPIVGQTVQTALAETEFDVDIVQLVRGGRTFLEPLGPKTIRAGDVFAIRTDRDTLVDLLDAEGLDLIPEVEVDDAELESASERTNLVEVVIAPGSSLVGETFVSSNFRQRYDATVLALRRGRELFRQRMDRIRLKVGDTLLVQATSESIERLNVNNDFIVAQEIQRPDFRRSKIPVAVGIVAAVVGAAALTPVHIVVSALAGAVAMVLTGCLRPQELYDAVQWDVIFLLAGVIPLGIALQETGGADLLADLFVLFAPGFTPIVVLGLMYVVTAVLTNIISNNASVVLMIPVAVEAAQQLGAYPFAFVLAVTFAASTAFMTPVGYQTNLLVYGPGGYRFSDYLKVGAPLQAVFAVVTTLGIAYFWGLAPP